In one window of Macadamia integrifolia cultivar HAES 741 chromosome 2, SCU_Mint_v3, whole genome shotgun sequence DNA:
- the LOC122090230 gene encoding transcription factor MYB27-like, which yields MMAYKSTTQDETLRKGAWLEEEDELLVTFVTIFGQRRWDSIAKASGLRRSGKSCRLRWLNYLRPDLKHGRISAEEERIILHLHQRWGNKWSKIARKLPGRTDNEVKNYWRSHLRKTTLAQEQENLQKEIRIVAPTPQDFLTQEGDQITKTWSFEDDSSVMENKLGMSEDSTDIFTLSDNAFASSPYETHLTDWISGISDNQTVMIHGEEGSILDPLFCYPTWISENETDVSAHCFDSLWDVDYKNLKNEM from the exons ATGATGGCTTATAAAAGTACCACTCAAGATGAAACATTGCGTAAGGGTGCTTggcttgaagaggaagatgagttGTTAGTGACCTTCGTAACCATTTTTGGACAGCGGCGGTGGGATTCCATAGCTAAAGCATCAG GCCTTAGAAGGAGTGGCAAGAGTTGCAGGTTGCGTTGGCTGAACTATCTCCGACCTGACCTTAAGCATGGTCGAATTAGTGCTGAAGAAGAGCGCATTATTCTTCACCTTCACCAACGTTGGGGAAACAA GTGGTCAAAGATTGCTCGGAAGCTGCCAGGAAGAACTGATAACGAGGTTAAGAACTACTGGAGAAGTCATCTGAGAAAGACAACACTTGCCCAAGAACAAG AAAACTTGCAGAAAGAGATACGGATTGTTGCACCTACACCCCAAGATTTCTTAACCCAAGAAGGTGATCAAATAACCAAGACATGGAGCTTTGAGGATGACAGCTCTGTTATGGAGAATAAATTGGGGATGTCAGAGGACTCAACTGATATCTTTACATTATCAGACAATGCATTTGCTAGTTCACCATATGAAACCCATTTAACAGATTGGATATCAGGGATCTCAGACAATCAAACAGTAATGATACATGGTGAAGAGGGCAGTATTTTGGATCCTTTGTTCTGTTATCCTACATGGATTTCCGAAAATGAAACTGATGTATCAGCCCATTGCTTTGACTCCCTCTGGGATGTGGACTATAAGaacttaaaaaatgaaatgtAG